In Ptychodera flava strain L36383 chromosome 17, AS_Pfla_20210202, whole genome shotgun sequence, one genomic interval encodes:
- the LOC139115428 gene encoding uncharacterized protein yields MSGKKKIYVRHARVKGNLLPLHCLETDTIHELAQTVKDNAELFDLKSDDIKINTICLVLKDDRGTSRKLEFFEPISVIKENDRVELNEEQEGIEVFIKHRQTAARVRFKCSDNDRVSDVPDKIRQRLEDFRLIQDHVEEIKKADNYIILKPIAKKKGDSSKVVDPSVKIIDIEEREFEFAVQRRVTLDNIKAKCHGINIAFIGTPGHGKSSTINTIMRALSKLDMSIASTWTGATTGTVSLAAYKINVRGSIFTCIDFPGPRLQRYSSEEGKSRTSRLIRDIFDGKYPANELLDYFHWYSPISWIKSLPRFSTGAVHTVIYVHKGNAEQDRLCSTVIEIAKQKGREIPVLVIITHIDKMTTREADEEVQKLSAATGIDRSRVFRFSNLDHEEGGVENTSTSDKSMYVREALFKILTVAENFKNGGILNI; encoded by the exons ATGAGcggaaaaaagaaaatatatgtacGTCACGCTCGAGTCAAGGGAAATCTGCTGCCATTGCATTGTCTAGAGACTGACACCATCCATGAGTTGGCACAAACCGTGAAAGACAATGCTGAATTATTTGACCTTAAGAGTGACGACATAAAGATCAACACGATTTGCCTGGTACTAAAAGACGACAGGGGAACTTCTCGAAAATTAGAGTTCTTTGAGCCGATATCAGTCATAAAGGAGAATGACAGGGTTGAATTAAACGAGGAACAAGAAG GAATCGAAGTTTTCATCAAACACAGACAGACGGCCGCGCGTGTTCGATTCAAGTGCTCTGATAACGATAGAGTCTCTGATGTCCCTGATAAGATACGACAGCGATTGGAGGATTTCCGTCTGATCCAAGATCACGTCGAAGAGATCAAGAAGGCAGACAATTATATCATCCTGAAGCCTATAGCCAAGAAAAAAGGCGACTCGAGTAAAGTTGTAGATCCGTCCGTAAAGATCATCGATATAGAGGAAAGAGAGTTTGAATTTGCAGTGCAAAGGAGAGTAACACTCG ATAATATAAAGGCCAAATGTCATGGTATTAACATAGCCTTTATCGGGACACCTGGACATGGAAAGTCATCTACAATTAATACTATCATGAGA GCTCTATCAAAGCTAGATATGTCGATTGCTTCCACATGGACGGGAGCAACAACGGGCACAGTTTCATTGGCTGCCTATAAAATCAACGTCAGAGGAAGCATCTTCACATGCATTGATTTTCCCGGTCCAAGGCTTCAACGGTATTCATCCGAAGAAGGAAAGAGCAGAACATCTAGGTTAATCAGAGATATTTTTGATGGCAAATATCCTGCAAACGAACTCTTGGATTATTTTCACTGGTACTCACCAATATCATGGATAAAGAGCTTGCCAAGATTTAGTACGGGTGCAGTTCATACCGTGATATATGTACACAAGGGCAATGCAGAACAAGACAGACTTTGCAGCACAGTGATTGAAATTGCGAAGCAAAAAG GCCGAGAAATCCCAGTGCTTGTGATCATTACTCATATCGATAAAATGACCACACGGGAAGCCGACGAAGAAGTACAGAAGTTATCAGCTGCTACTGGAATAGACCGCAGCAGGGTTTTTCGATTTTCTAACTTAGATCATGAAGAAGGAGGGGTAGAGAACACATCAACTTCAGATAAAAGCATGTATGTCCGGGAAgcactttttaaaatattgacagTGGCAGAGAATTTCAAGAACGGAGGTATTCTGAACATATAG